TAACACGATTTTTAACTACAATATGTTGGAACAAAAAATATATTCTTTTTCTTTGTCCCACCATTTAGAGAATCAAACACCCGCACCTGCAAATCCGACGGCATTTAAGAGCTACAATTACGATATCGCTTGTAATACCGATGAAGATGAAAGATATTCAATAGATATTGTAAGTTTTGAAGAATTACGTCTCCATAAAAATACAATGGTCATTGATTTGCGGCAACTTGATGAATTGCCCTTATTATACGAATTTGAGCATCTAAAAATACCGGAACAAATTTTATATAATCAAGCAGAAGAACTTCCCTACGAAGAATTTATTTTGCTATGTCAAACAGGCAAAAGAAGTTTATTGGCAGCGAAAAAATTAAGGGCTATATTTAAAAACAAGAGAAAGGTATTCAGTCTTCAAGGCGGTATCCTTCAATGGAAAAAATATGCATCAAATAAAAAATAATGGAAGCAAAAAAGCAATATAGGGATATATTTAAAGAAGGGGCAATTTCAGCAAGCTTTATAGCCGAAAGCATAGCAAAGCACCAAATCAAAACGGATATTGGTGCGCATAGCTTATTCCTGGGTCAGGTACGTGCGGACATTATCAACAATAAAGAGGTTACGGGTATAGAATATACAAGTTATAATGATTTAGCATTAAAAAGGATGCACGAAATTCGAGCAGCTATTTTTGAAAGATACCCACTCACTTGTATGCATGTGTATCATAGCCTTGGCAAAGTAGCAGCAGGAGAAATCTGTCTTTTTGTATTTACTTCTTCACCCCATCGAAAAGCAGCGATAGACGCTTGTAACGAGCTTGTAGAAAAAATTAAAGCAGATCTGCCTATTTGGGGGAAAGAAATTTTTGAAGACCATTCTTATCAATGGAAAGAAAACAAGTAAATTTTCACCATGAATAATATCACACAAAAAATATCTACACTCAGAAAAGCTGTGGCAACGGCAACTGTAAAAGTATCCTCGACACAAACAATCGAAGCGATTAAAAATAAAACAGTTCCTAAAGGTGATGTTTTTGAATTTGCAAGAGCCGCAGGTTTGTTGGGTATTAAAAAGACAAGCGACCTTATCCCCGACTGTCATCCTTTACCTATTGAGTATTCGGCCATTAGTTATGAAATAAAAGGGCAAGAGATTCATATTATCGTTGAGGTCCATACGATTTACCGAACCGGCGTCGAGGTCGAAGCCATGCATGGCGCCTCTATTGTCGCACTTACTATGTACGATATGTTAAAACCCATCGACAAAGGCATCGAAATAAATTCGATAAAATTAATTAAGAAGAAAGGAGGCAAATCTGACTTTAGCGACCACCTATTAAGCGCTT
The Arachidicoccus soli DNA segment above includes these coding regions:
- a CDS encoding molybdenum cofactor biosynthesis protein MoaE, with the protein product MEAKKQYRDIFKEGAISASFIAESIAKHQIKTDIGAHSLFLGQVRADIINNKEVTGIEYTSYNDLALKRMHEIRAAIFERYPLTCMHVYHSLGKVAAGEICLFVFTSSPHRKAAIDACNELVEKIKADLPIWGKEIFEDHSYQWKENK